The Panicum hallii strain FIL2 chromosome 9, PHallii_v3.1, whole genome shotgun sequence genome has a window encoding:
- the LOC112874648 gene encoding oxysterol-binding protein-related protein 1C, whose product MHPFCCAPLVPVSPAASAASAAAVSSAAAGAPAMMPPPQPPPPPPPPPGSNSAPGGERRARAAGASGGGGGGSSPPEGVKLNEIVGGGISGILYKWVNYGRGWRPRWFALHDGVLSYYKIHGPDRIVLSRDTERGAKVIGEDSLRRLNRPSTSSSSHSNGHHQPRNPIGEIHLKVSTVRESRSDDRRFSIFSGTKTLHLRAETREDRAAWLEALRATKDMFPRMSSSEMVGPGDTAAAVAVSTELLRQRLQQEGVSEAAIAESEKIVRAEFEALHKQLVLSKQKYALLVETLRQLETEKVDLENTLVDESQRQSKEYGCASKSRHEKYSEGSASESDDYNEPQDPAEETDDDENIYFDTRDFLSSSSFKSSGSDFQRSEGGSDDEDDYPMDGIDPSMKSVGISYPYVRRRKKLPDPVEKEKGVSLWSMIKDNIGKDLTKVCLPVYFNEPLSSLQKCFEDLEYSYLIDRASEWGKRGNSLMRILSVAAFAVSGYASTDGRSCKPFNPLLGETYEADYPDKGLRFFSEKVSHHPMVVACHCEGTGWRFWADSNLKSKFWGRSIQLDPVGALTLEFDDGEVFQWSKVTTSIYNLILGKLYCDHYGTMRIQGNREYSCKLKFKEQSIIDRNPHQVQGVVQDRSGRTVATLFGKWDESMHYVMGDCFGKGKGSEQFSEAHLLWKRSKPPKFPTRYNLTRFAITLNELTPGLKEKLPPTDSRLRPDQRCLENGEYERANAEKLRLEQRQRQARKMQESGWKPRWFAKDKATDTYRYTGGYWESREKGSWEGCPDIFGQVPNDVMITD is encoded by the exons ATGCACCCATTCTGCTGCGCGCCGCTGGTGCCCGTATCGCCCGCGGCCTCCgcagcctccgccgcggccgtgtcctccgcggcggcgggcgccccGGCGAtgatgccgccgccgcagcccccgccgccgccgcctccgccgccggggAGCAACTCGGCGCCCGGCGGTGAGAGGCGGGCGCGTGCGGCTGGGGCcagcggtggcggaggaggcggttcCTCGCCGCCCGAGGGAGTGAAGCTAAACGAGATCGTCGGCGGCGGCATCTCGGGAATCCTGTACAAGTGGGTCAACTACGGGCGCGGGTGGAGGCCGCGCTGGTTCGCGCTCCACGACGGCGTGCTCTCCTACTACAAGATCCACGGGCCCGACCGCATCGTCCTCTCGCGCGACACCGAGCGGGGCGCCAAGGTCATCGGCGAGGactccctccgccgcctcaaCCGCCCCTCCACCTCCTCGTCCTCCCACTCCAACGGCCATCACCAGCCTCGCAACCCCATCGGCGAAATCCACCTCAAG GTGTCAACCGTGAGGGAGAGCAGATCGGACGACAGGAGATTCTCGATCTTCTCGGGCACGAAGACGCTGCACCTACGGGCGGAGACAAGGGAGGACAGGGCGGCATGGCTCGAGGCGCTGCGAGCGACCAAGGACATGTTCCCGAGGATGTCCTCGAGCGAGATGGTCGGGCCAGGGGACACCGCAGCAGCCGTGGCTGTCTCAACCGAGCTCCTAAGGCAGCGGCTGCAGCAGGAAGGGGTCAGCGAGGCGGCCATTGCTGAGAGCGAGAAGATCGTGCGGGCAGAATTCGAGGCTCTGCACAAGCAACTTGTGCTCTCCAAGCAGAAGTATGCGCTTCTCGTGGAAACTCTTCGCCAGCTAGAG ACAGAAAAGGTTGATTTGGAGAATACCCTTGTCGATGAGAGCCAAAGACAGTCAAAAGAGTATGGATGTGCTTCTAAATCAAGGCATGAGAAGTATAGTG AAGGAAGTGCTAGTGAATCTGATGATTATAATGAACCACAAGATCCTGCTGAAGAGACTGATGATGATGAGAACATTTACTTTGATACCAGAGATTTTCTATCGTCAAGCTCTTTTAAAAGCAGTGGATCTGATTTCCAAAGGTCTGAAGGTGGTtcagatgatgaagatgattaTCCAATGGATGGAATTGATCCTTCCATGAAGTCTGTTGGAATCAGTTATCCATATGTAAGAAGACGGAAGAAGCTACCAGATCCAGTTGAGAAAGAGAAGGGTGTAAGCTTGTGGTCAATGATCAAGGACAACATAGGAAAGGATCTCACGAAAGTCTGCCTGCCAGTTTACTTCAATGAGCCACTCTCATCATTGCAAAAATGTTTTGAAGATCTTGAGTACTCCTATCTTATTGATCGCGCGTCTGAATGGGGGAAAAGG GGGAATAGTCTTATGAGGATTCTTAGCGTAGCAGCTTTTGCTGTTTCTGGATATGCCTCTACAGATGGGAGAAGCTGCAAGCCCTTTAATCCCCTTCTGGGGGAGACATATGAAGCAGACTATCCAGATAAAGGCCTCCGTTTTTTCTCTGAAAAG GTTAGTCATCACCCTATGGTTGTTGCATGCCACTGTGAGGGAACTGGCTGGAGGTTTTGGGCTGATAGCAACCTAAAGAGTAAATTCTGGGGTCGTTCCATTCAACTTGATCCGGTTGGTGCATTGACACTGGAGTTTGATGATGGTGAAGTTTTCCAATGGAGCAAG GTGACTACCTCAATTTACAATCTCATATTGGGCAAGCTATATTGTGATCACTATGGCACTATGCGCATACAAGGTAATCGCGAGTATTCATGTAAGCTGAAGTTCAAGGAGCAGTCAATAATCGATCGCAATCCTCACCAG GTGCAAGGTGTTGTTCAAGATAGAAGTGGTCGAACTGTTGCCACACTATTTGGAAAGTGGGATGAAAGTATGCACTATGTAATGGGTGATTGCTTTGGGAAAGGCAAGGGATCTGAACAGTTCTCAGAGGCGCATTTGCTGTGGAAAAGAAGCAAACCACCTAAGTTTCCCACTAGATACAATCTCACTCGCTTTGCAATTACATTGAATGAACTTACCCCTGGATTGAAG GAGAAACTGCCACCGACGGACTCAAGATTACGACCAGATCAGAGATGTCTGGAGAATGGTGAATATGAAAGGGCAAATGCTGAGAAGTTGAGGCTTGAACAGAGACAGCGGCAG GCACGAAAGATGCAGGAGAGCGGGTGGAAGCCTAGGTGGTTTGCGAAGGACAAAGCTACTGACACATACCGTTACACTGGTGGTTACTGGGAATCCAGAGAAAAAGGCAGCTGGGAAGGCTGCCCTGACATCTTCGGACAAGTCCCTAACGATGTGATGATAACTGACTAG